One stretch of Chryseobacterium indologenes DNA includes these proteins:
- a CDS encoding ferritin-like domain-containing protein — translation MNILRLLDKLSHDKFFTTEASRLETITDISLFGKKAAIAAVPLGLGSLMATTKAETTKMNVTGTALKSTLTDALQLALILEYLENEYYSIGLSTAGLIPNADRTVFMQISKHESAHVGFLKSTLTSLGTTPGAKPTFDFTANGNFSPFTDYSQFLVLAQAFEDTGVRAYKGQAGNVMSNKVVLQAALQIHSVEARHASQVRRMRANKGWIELANGGNMPSATNPVYAGEDNVNQAGYNTSTLFGAAAGSAAYDEILSGSDAQTIASLFIV, via the coding sequence ATGAATATTCTTAGATTACTAGATAAGCTTTCTCATGATAAATTCTTTACCACAGAAGCTTCAAGACTGGAAACAATTACGGATATATCATTATTCGGAAAAAAGGCAGCTATAGCAGCTGTACCACTTGGCTTAGGAAGCCTAATGGCAACTACCAAAGCTGAAACAACAAAGATGAATGTAACGGGAACTGCTTTAAAAAGCACTTTAACCGATGCCTTACAACTGGCACTTATACTGGAGTATCTTGAAAATGAATACTACAGTATAGGATTATCCACCGCAGGATTGATTCCTAATGCTGACAGAACTGTATTTATGCAGATCTCAAAACATGAATCAGCTCATGTCGGATTTCTGAAAAGCACCCTTACTTCTTTAGGTACAACACCAGGGGCTAAACCTACTTTCGATTTTACAGCCAACGGTAATTTTTCTCCTTTTACAGATTATAGCCAGTTTCTTGTATTGGCTCAGGCATTTGAAGATACCGGTGTAAGAGCCTACAAAGGGCAAGCCGGGAATGTAATGTCAAACAAAGTTGTTCTCCAGGCTGCTTTACAGATTCACTCTGTAGAAGCAAGACATGCTTCACAAGTAAGAAGAATGAGAGCCAATAAAGGCTGGATTGAACTTGCTAATGGAGGAAATATGCCTTCAGCAACCAATCCGGTGTATGCAGGAGAAGATAATGTGAACCAGGCTGGATACAATACAAGCACCTTATTTGGAGCAGCGGCCGGTTCTGCAGCGTATGATGAAATATTAAGTGGCAGTGATGCACAGACAATTGCCTCCTTGTTTATAGTTTAG
- a CDS encoding ferritin-like domain-containing protein, whose product MKKTIHVSNQGATLDTSRRNFLKLGGVGLAIAGLTLIGCDDDNDFQQMNDNQIFDLGQGDVGVLNYAYALEQLEADFYTKVVNNFYAGISSVEKELFTDLYHHEVIHRDFFKAAISGATQNVLPKLDFQYSNVNFNDRNSVLATAKALEDTGVAAYNGAGKYITNPAYLVIAGKIVSVEARHASAIRNLINPGSADFSGDDVIDANGLDLAKEPKDIVMAAGGFIKTRFTWKERGIN is encoded by the coding sequence ATGAAAAAAACGATTCATGTTTCTAATCAGGGAGCAACCCTTGATACAAGCAGAAGAAACTTTTTAAAATTGGGTGGAGTAGGATTGGCTATTGCAGGTCTTACTTTAATAGGATGTGATGATGATAATGATTTTCAGCAGATGAATGATAACCAGATTTTTGATCTTGGGCAAGGAGATGTAGGGGTATTAAATTATGCTTATGCCCTTGAACAACTGGAAGCTGATTTTTATACGAAAGTAGTCAATAATTTTTATGCAGGGATCTCCAGTGTAGAAAAAGAACTGTTTACCGATCTTTATCATCATGAAGTCATTCACCGAGACTTTTTCAAGGCAGCTATCAGTGGTGCCACTCAAAATGTTCTTCCAAAACTTGATTTTCAGTATTCTAATGTAAATTTTAATGACCGGAACTCGGTACTGGCTACAGCAAAAGCATTGGAAGATACGGGAGTAGCAGCATACAACGGGGCCGGAAAATACATTACAAATCCAGCTTACCTTGTCATCGCCGGCAAAATAGTTTCAGTAGAAGCCAGACATGCTTCAGCCATCAGAAATTTAATCAATCCCGGATCTGCTGATTTTTCAGGAGACGATGTTATCGATGCCAACGGGCTTGATCTTGCTAAAGAACCAAAAGATATTGTAATGGCGGCCGGCGGGTTTATAAAAACACGTTTTACCTGGAAAGAAAGAGGCATCAACTAA
- a CDS encoding TonB-dependent receptor, which yields MKKTIFFLMGSSLIYCPSILKAQKKDPEKKIIKNIESVQVQGKSNQNAVNISRKTLDFIQSNTLGETLSKIPGIQNSGYGPNSGAPVIRSLSGSRVRILENGTAVNDLSGISPDFNTDIGMSNVQSMNVYKNSASVLYGGKAIGGAIDIETDYVTRQLPSKKLNFRALLEGGSNSGQKQAFSARGILGKNWVWTVGAVNQKQEIVRIPGKSKDSRCYDPDLIGFNSILQSLCQVDVDSRRVLNKSLFPYISQFAMDHMIEYELSEDDLYTFSPTYYNPSDGKHYPNPKNDQYISGQDPVKDRYRSEVNNIRDYVQTKDGVIPNSHSESNSFYVGTSYIGKSFYVGGAYQNSYSYFGVPGYALAKMPEHSHGKPQQKINYLPINIRSLSHKTMLESVYKFNNFPISSIKLNYMGVFSNNTELLDRHRANQFTVNQHNGRLEFAQKKLKFLTGTTGLEVQYRGMEGSGTQRYLPNTISREIGIFTLQHLDFNSIEFDLGYRNDHVQRRADADQKYSRSRGLSGGKLSDRDFTLNQFHVASQWNIAKKAYLKVQYNHSERAPEINELYAGNNHFAILTEENGDDSLDKEIAKTVEIGGGINVKNLRLSANWYHTSYKNYIYLAHTGISREVFLVKEWRSDDTEINGIEAEAAYKTDLQKFGKWEIGGYYDLVRNISTADSSIRKWSDGDYMPNMPTSRFGFSLAGTLQKLSITIALDHYLKQKYLGKNINPEIPMPAFSLLNARIAYKDNSLNIGELEYYLVGNNLLNSEARLQNSQLKLISPLPGINVSVGVKITI from the coding sequence ATGAAAAAAACCATATTTTTTTTGATGGGGAGTTCTCTTATTTATTGCCCTTCCATTTTAAAAGCACAAAAAAAAGATCCGGAAAAAAAAATAATAAAAAATATTGAATCTGTTCAGGTACAAGGAAAATCGAACCAGAATGCAGTCAATATTTCCAGAAAAACACTGGATTTCATTCAGTCTAATACGCTTGGGGAAACACTAAGCAAAATCCCTGGTATTCAGAATTCAGGATATGGTCCTAATTCAGGTGCCCCTGTCATCCGAAGTCTCAGTGGAAGCAGAGTTAGAATATTGGAAAATGGAACTGCTGTAAATGATCTTTCAGGAATAAGCCCGGACTTCAATACAGATATAGGGATGAGTAACGTACAGAGTATGAATGTTTACAAAAACTCGGCTTCAGTATTATATGGTGGAAAAGCGATTGGAGGAGCGATTGATATTGAAACAGATTATGTAACCAGGCAATTACCTTCAAAAAAACTAAATTTCCGCGCGCTTCTCGAAGGAGGAAGCAATAGTGGACAAAAACAGGCATTTTCAGCCAGAGGTATCCTTGGTAAAAACTGGGTATGGACAGTAGGAGCAGTCAATCAAAAGCAGGAAATTGTCAGAATTCCCGGAAAATCAAAAGACAGCAGATGCTACGATCCAGACCTGATAGGATTCAACAGTATTTTACAGTCATTATGCCAGGTAGATGTTGATTCAAGAAGAGTATTGAACAAAAGTCTTTTTCCTTACATCAGCCAGTTCGCTATGGATCACATGATAGAATATGAATTGTCTGAAGATGATCTCTATACATTCAGCCCTACTTATTATAATCCTTCTGATGGGAAACATTATCCCAATCCAAAAAATGATCAATACATTTCCGGACAAGATCCTGTAAAAGACCGTTACAGAAGTGAGGTCAACAATATAAGGGATTATGTCCAGACAAAAGACGGAGTGATTCCAAACAGCCACTCAGAGAGCAATTCGTTTTATGTAGGTACAAGCTATATAGGAAAGTCATTTTATGTGGGAGGAGCTTACCAAAATTCATACTCATACTTTGGTGTCCCAGGCTATGCATTAGCCAAAATGCCAGAACATTCTCATGGCAAGCCACAACAGAAAATAAACTATCTGCCAATTAATATAAGAAGTTTATCTCATAAAACCATGTTGGAATCTGTATATAAATTCAACAATTTCCCAATTTCCAGTATAAAACTTAACTATATGGGAGTATTTTCAAACAATACAGAACTTCTTGACCGCCACCGTGCCAATCAATTTACTGTGAACCAGCACAATGGCCGACTGGAATTTGCACAAAAAAAATTAAAGTTCTTAACCGGAACCACAGGACTGGAAGTACAATACAGAGGTATGGAAGGCAGTGGAACTCAGAGATATCTGCCCAATACTATCAGTCGTGAAATTGGAATATTCACCCTTCAGCATCTTGATTTCAATAGCATTGAATTTGACTTGGGCTATAGAAATGACCATGTACAAAGAAGAGCCGATGCAGATCAAAAATATAGCCGAAGCCGGGGACTTTCTGGTGGAAAACTTTCTGACCGGGACTTTACGCTCAATCAGTTTCATGTTGCTTCCCAATGGAATATCGCTAAAAAAGCTTATCTGAAAGTACAATACAATCATTCTGAAAGGGCTCCGGAAATAAATGAACTCTATGCAGGAAACAATCATTTTGCTATTCTGACAGAAGAAAATGGTGACGACAGTCTGGATAAAGAAATTGCAAAAACTGTTGAAATAGGAGGGGGAATTAATGTAAAAAATCTCCGGTTATCTGCCAATTGGTACCACACATCCTATAAAAACTATATCTATCTTGCCCATACCGGGATTTCCAGGGAAGTTTTTTTAGTAAAAGAATGGCGCTCTGACGATACTGAAATTAACGGAATTGAAGCAGAAGCAGCCTATAAAACTGACCTTCAGAAATTTGGAAAGTGGGAGATAGGAGGTTATTATGATTTAGTAAGAAACATCAGTACCGCCGACAGTTCCATAAGAAAATGGAGTGATGGAGATTATATGCCCAATATGCCCACCAGCCGCTTTGGCTTCAGCCTAGCCGGAACTTTACAAAAACTAAGTATAACTATTGCACTGGATCATTATTTAAAGCAAAAATACCTCGGAAAAAACATCAACCCGGAAATTCCAATGCCTGCATTTTCACTTTTAAATGCTCGTATTGCTTATAAAGATAATAGCCTGAATATAGGCGAACTGGAGTATTATCTTGTAGGAAACAATCTGCTAAACTCAGAAGCAAGACTTCAGAATTCACAATTAAAATTGATCAGCCCGCTTCCAGGAATTAATGTTTCTGTCGGAGTAAAAATAACTATATAA